One part of the Archocentrus centrarchus isolate MPI-CPG fArcCen1 unplaced genomic scaffold, fArcCen1 scaffold_40_ctg1, whole genome shotgun sequence genome encodes these proteins:
- the LOC115776869 gene encoding zinc finger BED domain-containing protein 5-like gives MVSVMLDDASAAKLKTIPLSNDTVARRIDDIANDLHEQLVDKLKDKRFALQFDEATDSNKDCLFIAYVRFDLSNSLCEDLLFCKYVRDRATAEELFKILDSFLTENGLKWENCIGVCSDGAQTMAGKRKGLRALIKTASPHAEWTHCIIHREALASRQLSPELSEVMTDIIGVVNFIKTTPLKTRVFSAICEEMGAEHQAVLYHSEARWLSRGKVLSRVFELREQIRVFFEQEHKYEVAEKFCDENFLGKLAYLSDIFGKLNELNLQLQGKDKHLPQVTDKISSFTRKLAMWGRQLDEGNTDSFENLHEFVDTNDYDAISVIPHIKQHISSLIGFFKKYFPENSSQYDWVRDPFSAPAPTGFSSAEEEQFIDMTSDSTLRLRFTSQTLSAFWLSVERQYPLLGEKAISILLPFSTSYLCEIGFSAVAALKTKYRSQLNIEQELRVALSCFEPRFEKLCTAKRAHCSH, from the coding sequence ATGGTCTCTGTCATGCTGGACGACGCCAGtgcagcaaaactaaaaactatCCCTCTGTCCAATGACACTGTCGCCAGACGTATAGATGACATTGCTAACGATCTTCATGAACAGCTGGTAGATAAACTCAAAGACAAACGTTTTGCCTTACAATTTGATGAAGCAACTGACAGCAACAAAGACTGTCTGTTTATTGCTTATGTACGTTTTGACTTGTCAAACTCCCTGTGTGAGGATctacttttttgtaaatatgtcaGAGACAGAGCCACAGCTGAAGAGCTATTCAAAATTCTGGACTCCTTTTTGACTGAGAATGGGCTAAAGTGGGAGAACTGCATTGGTGTTTGCAGTGATGGTGCACAAACCATGGCAGGGAAGAGAAAAGGACTTAGGGCTCTCATCAAGACAGCCTCACCTCATGCTGAGTGGACACACTGTATTATACACAGAGAAGCACTTGCATCCAGGCAACTTTCCCCTGAATTAAGTGAGGTTATGACTGACATCATAGGTGTAGTCAATTTTATAAAGACTACACCACTAAAAACAAGAGTCTTCTCTGCCATCTGTGAGGAGATGGGAGCCGAACATCAAGCTGTGCTCTATCACAGTGAAGCAAGGTGGTTGTCACGAGGAAAAGTCTTGTCCCGAGTTTTTGAGCTCAGAGAGCAAATAAGAGTGTTTTTTGAGCAGGAGCACAAGTATGAAGTGGCAGAAAAATTTTGTGATGAGAACTTCCTGGGAAAACTGGCCTACCTGAGTGACATATTTGGAAAGCTAAATGAACTGAATCTACAGCTTCAAGGGAAAGATAAACACCTCCCTCAGGTCACAGACAAGATTAGCTCTTTCACCCGAAAGCTTGCAATGTGGGGCAGGCAACTTGATGAAGGAAACACCGATTCATTTGAGAACCTGCATGAATTTGTGGACACTAATGACTATGATGCTATCTCAGTGATTCCACACATTAAGCAGCATATTTCTTCACTGATtggattctttaaaaagtaCTTCCCTGAAAACAGTTCCCAGTATGACTGGGTGAGAGACCCTTTCAGTGCACCAGCTCCaactggtttcagctctgcagaagAGGAGCAGTTCATTGACATGACGTCTGACTCCACATTGAGACTGAGGTTcacatcacagacactcagtgcATTCTGGCTGAGTGTAGAGAGGCAGTATCCACTCTTAGGGGAGAAAGCTATAAGCATTCTGCTTCCTTTTTCAACATCTTACCTTTGTGAGATTGGCttctctgctgttgctgcactgAAGACCAAGTACAGGTCCCAGCTAAACATTGAGCAGGAGCTGAGAGTTGCACTATCATGCTTCGAACCTCGCTTCGAAAAGCTGTGCACTGCAAAACGTGCTCATTGTAGCCATTAA